The following proteins come from a genomic window of Candidatus Thiodiazotropha sp. CDECU1:
- a CDS encoding diguanylate cyclase, which yields MRITIQTKLFLSHFAAIILVSGSAGTYFYTSAAENLKTALQSRLMNSAALISQCLDTENLDQIRSESDMNNPAFKKNLAALREFVKSNPDFAFIYIMRRKENKAFFVIDSDLQDPALPGEEYEHDVPALMEGFLRPSVDESITEDKWGFFLSGYSPLEGGEDDYLVGIDMRADEVQAKFERIRLAGMLSFALSVILAMIFSRLLSMNFTKRITDLTTRFALIAPIEDDLGDVAQGDELDQLSLSFDHMSKRLQIKRQQIDENQVSLRSAHSEMEQRVESRTSELLQSNQKLMQEIAERKNVERMLEQTSRTDYLTGILNRRAISIRLDQVMAQTARGSKSFCTILLDIDHFKQVNDQYGHDVGDQVLKHCVEKLQSCIRESDELGRWGGEEFLVLTPETELAEAKKLAQRLCVELAATSFVHQQNEISVTASLGVTRYLNGENLGACLRRTDDALYAAKARGRNCVVVTDPE from the coding sequence ATGCGAATAACCATACAAACAAAACTATTCCTAAGCCACTTTGCTGCAATCATTCTTGTCTCCGGTAGCGCGGGTACCTATTTCTATACCAGTGCCGCCGAAAACCTGAAGACCGCGCTTCAGTCCCGCTTGATGAACAGCGCTGCACTGATCAGTCAGTGTTTGGATACCGAGAACCTGGATCAGATCCGCTCAGAATCGGATATGAATAACCCGGCGTTTAAAAAAAATCTGGCTGCATTGCGTGAGTTCGTTAAGTCGAATCCCGATTTCGCGTTTATCTATATAATGCGCAGAAAGGAAAACAAGGCTTTTTTCGTTATCGATTCCGATCTGCAGGACCCTGCCCTGCCGGGGGAGGAGTATGAACATGATGTTCCCGCCCTGATGGAGGGTTTTCTGCGTCCCTCGGTGGATGAGAGTATCACGGAGGATAAATGGGGATTTTTTCTGTCGGGTTATTCCCCCCTGGAGGGCGGCGAGGATGATTATCTGGTGGGTATAGATATGCGGGCGGATGAAGTGCAGGCCAAGTTCGAAAGGATACGCCTGGCCGGTATGCTCTCGTTTGCGTTATCTGTAATACTGGCAATGATATTCAGCCGCCTGCTGTCCATGAATTTCACCAAACGCATTACCGATCTGACAACCCGTTTTGCGCTTATAGCGCCTATTGAGGATGACCTGGGCGATGTAGCGCAGGGTGATGAGCTTGATCAGCTGTCACTCTCCTTCGATCATATGTCAAAGCGTCTACAGATCAAGCGGCAGCAGATCGATGAGAATCAGGTTTCTCTGCGCAGCGCGCACAGTGAGATGGAACAACGGGTGGAGAGTCGTACCTCGGAATTATTGCAATCCAATCAAAAGCTGATGCAGGAGATTGCCGAGCGCAAAAATGTGGAACGGATGTTGGAACAGACCTCGCGTACCGATTACCTAACCGGGATTTTGAATCGCCGGGCGATCAGTATTCGATTGGATCAGGTAATGGCGCAAACGGCCAGGGGTTCAAAGAGCTTTTGTACCATTTTACTGGATATCGACCACTTCAAGCAGGTCAATGATCAGTATGGTCATGATGTTGGTGATCAGGTTTTGAAACATTGTGTTGAAAAGCTACAGAGCTGTATCCGGGAATCCGATGAGCTTGGGCGTTGGGGTGGAGAGGAGTTTTTGGTCTTGACCCCGGAGACAGAGCTGGCCGAAGCAAAAAAACTGGCACAGCGGTTGTGTGTTGAGTTGGCCGCCACATCCTTCGTTCATCAACAAAACGAAATTTCTGTCACA
- a CDS encoding ABC transporter ATP-binding protein: MAEQLLKITALRLALKRGNSRLPIVVDLDLEIQQGETFALLGESGCGKSMTALSLMRLLPPAVFIDGGGIEFSGIDIVGQDQASMRRLRGGQMGMIFQEPMSSLNPLMTIGGQIAEAVKLHSDHKGNRVKRCVIELLQAVLIPEPEQCVDRYPHQLSGGMKQRVMIAMALAGNPRLLIADEPTTALDVTMQAQILGLLKQLQQDRGMSILLITHDLGVVAEMADRVAVMYAGEMVETAAVGPFFQAPMHPYSRMLFASLPERRRPGERLAVIEGSVPTLGSSVAGCRFQQRCVQRQQICQEVSPDWTFGDNRSGVRCHLYGDNGLIPGVSEVEQVSTHPTAERGNGPLLSIRNLQVHYPIRKGLLQPVVDHLRAVDGVDLDIAKGSVLALVGESGCGKSTLGKAILQLVKITGGNVLLEERELTGMSQHELRTVRGDLQLIFQDPMSAMNPRMRVEDIIAEGMRAQRIYSRNTIAKGVESLLLQVGLPVSAASRYPHEFSGGQRQRICVARALAVKPKLLVCDEPTSALDLSVQAQILNLLKGLQGEFQLSYLFISHDISVVSYMADEIAVMYLGRIVERGRTDEVIKRPLHPYTRALLSAVPVPDPDKQRNVIRLPGEISSSVTTPSGCHFHPRCPQSVVDCVENYPEEVKVSETHKVSCWLPA; this comes from the coding sequence ATGGCTGAACAGTTGCTAAAGATCACTGCGCTGCGGCTTGCCTTGAAGCGTGGCAACAGCAGGCTTCCCATTGTGGTGGATCTCGATCTTGAGATTCAGCAGGGTGAGACATTTGCCCTGCTGGGTGAGTCGGGTTGCGGTAAGTCGATGACCGCCCTGTCCCTGATGCGCTTGTTGCCGCCCGCTGTTTTTATCGATGGGGGAGGGATCGAATTCAGCGGTATCGACATTGTGGGGCAGGATCAAGCATCGATGCGCCGCCTGCGCGGCGGTCAGATGGGGATGATATTCCAGGAGCCCATGTCCTCTCTCAATCCGTTGATGACCATCGGTGGACAGATAGCGGAAGCAGTGAAGCTGCATAGTGATCACAAGGGTAATAGGGTCAAGCGGTGTGTCATCGAGTTGTTGCAGGCCGTGCTGATTCCCGAGCCGGAGCAGTGTGTGGATCGCTATCCCCATCAACTCTCCGGCGGTATGAAACAGCGGGTGATGATCGCCATGGCGCTGGCGGGAAATCCCAGGCTGCTGATTGCCGATGAGCCAACCACCGCCCTCGATGTAACCATGCAGGCGCAGATTCTGGGTTTGCTGAAGCAGCTGCAACAGGATAGGGGAATGTCGATACTGCTGATTACCCACGATCTGGGAGTGGTTGCGGAAATGGCGGATCGGGTTGCTGTGATGTATGCCGGAGAGATGGTGGAAACCGCGGCGGTTGGTCCATTTTTTCAAGCCCCTATGCATCCCTACAGTCGCATGCTGTTTGCTTCCCTGCCCGAGCGCAGGCGCCCTGGTGAAAGGTTGGCGGTGATCGAAGGCAGTGTGCCGACCCTGGGCAGTAGTGTCGCTGGATGCCGTTTCCAGCAACGTTGCGTGCAACGCCAGCAGATCTGCCAAGAGGTCTCCCCTGACTGGACATTCGGTGACAACCGATCGGGTGTGCGCTGCCATCTGTATGGGGATAATGGATTGATACCAGGTGTGAGTGAGGTAGAACAGGTGTCGACCCACCCCACAGCCGAGCGTGGGAATGGACCGCTCTTGTCGATCCGGAATCTTCAGGTGCACTATCCCATTCGAAAAGGGCTGCTGCAGCCTGTGGTCGACCATCTCAGGGCGGTGGACGGTGTGGACCTGGATATCGCCAAAGGGTCTGTGTTGGCACTGGTCGGGGAGTCGGGTTGCGGTAAATCCACGTTGGGAAAGGCGATTCTGCAGCTGGTTAAAATAACCGGGGGAAACGTCTTGCTCGAAGAGAGGGAGCTGACAGGGATGAGTCAGCATGAGCTGCGAACTGTCCGCGGCGATCTCCAGCTTATCTTTCAGGATCCCATGTCTGCTATGAATCCCAGGATGCGGGTGGAAGATATCATCGCTGAGGGAATGCGTGCGCAACGTATCTACAGCAGAAATACTATAGCCAAGGGTGTTGAATCACTGTTGCTTCAGGTAGGGTTACCCGTATCGGCCGCCAGCAGATATCCGCATGAATTTTCCGGGGGTCAGCGGCAGCGTATCTGTGTTGCCCGGGCATTGGCGGTGAAGCCAAAATTGCTGGTCTGCGACGAGCCAACCAGCGCCCTGGACCTCTCTGTACAGGCCCAGATACTCAATCTGCTGAAAGGATTGCAGGGCGAGTTTCAGCTCTCCTATCTTTTTATCTCTCATGATATTTCAGTTGTGAGTTACATGGCCGACGAAATAGCAGTTATGTATCTAGGCAGGATTGTCGAAAGAGGCCGCACCGATGAGGTGATCAAGCGGCCTTTACATCCCTATACACGGGCGCTTCTCTCGGCTGTGCCTGTTCCTGATCCCGACAAGCAGCGAAATGTGATCCGCTTGCCAGGTGAGATTTCTTCATCGGTGACAACACCAAGTGGATGCCATTTCCATCCGCGCTGTCCGCAATCGGTGGTGGATTGCGTCGAGAACTATCCCGAGGAGGTAAAGGTTAGTGAAACCCATAAAGTGAGTTGCTGGTTACCAGCTTGA
- a CDS encoding ABC transporter ATP-binding protein, protein MLLSVKQLHTWFKHQDQTIKAVDEVSFEITRGETFCLVGESGSGKSITALSIMQLLPKSNLQRHTGEIRFQTEGEAAVDLAGLGETEMQQVRGGKIAMIFQEPMSSLNPVFTIGEQILEAVRLHFPELSEGEAWQQVMESLVAVQLPDPETRVHSYPHQLSGGQRQRVMIAMAMACEPDLLIADEPTTALDVTVQREILRLMKTLQERTQMAILFITHDFGVVSQIADRVGVMQRGKLVETGVTEQIIHRPGHSYTQALIAALPENLARNQPHEQHQDQVPLIELSQLEIHFPVRKGLLRRVVDQVRAVDGVDLQIPRGEILALVGESGSGKTTLGRGILRLTEPTAGRVAFDDTDITEMNRSQLRRFRRHMQIIFQDPISSLNPRLSIAAILTEPMKVHGIGENQEARIEIARELLDQVQMEEDTLWRYPHEFSGGQRQRIGIARALSLNPSFIVCDEITSALDVSVQAEILRMLLELRARRGLTLLFITHNIGVVEYVSDRTAVMYQGKIVEQGRTEDIVNRPSNRYTQQLIAAVPRVPV, encoded by the coding sequence ATGTTGCTCTCAGTGAAACAGCTGCATACCTGGTTCAAGCATCAGGATCAAACCATCAAGGCGGTGGACGAGGTCAGCTTTGAAATTACCAGAGGTGAGACCTTCTGCCTGGTTGGGGAGTCGGGCAGTGGCAAATCGATCACCGCACTCTCGATTATGCAACTGCTGCCAAAATCCAATCTACAGCGCCATACGGGGGAGATCCGTTTCCAGACTGAGGGTGAAGCAGCGGTGGATCTGGCCGGTCTGGGCGAGACCGAAATGCAGCAGGTGCGGGGAGGGAAGATCGCCATGATCTTCCAGGAGCCCATGAGTTCCCTGAATCCCGTGTTTACCATTGGCGAGCAGATCCTCGAGGCGGTAAGACTCCACTTTCCCGAACTGTCAGAGGGGGAGGCCTGGCAACAGGTTATGGAGTCCCTGGTAGCGGTACAGCTGCCCGACCCTGAAACCCGGGTGCACAGCTATCCCCACCAGCTCTCCGGTGGGCAGCGTCAACGGGTGATGATCGCCATGGCCATGGCCTGTGAGCCCGATCTGTTGATCGCCGATGAACCCACCACCGCATTGGATGTCACGGTTCAGCGGGAGATCCTGCGCTTGATGAAGACCCTGCAGGAACGCACCCAGATGGCGATCCTCTTTATCACCCATGATTTCGGCGTGGTGTCCCAGATCGCCGATCGTGTCGGTGTCATGCAACGGGGCAAACTGGTGGAGACCGGGGTGACCGAGCAGATCATACACCGGCCCGGTCATAGCTATACCCAGGCACTGATCGCCGCCCTGCCGGAGAACCTGGCACGGAATCAGCCCCATGAGCAGCACCAGGATCAGGTTCCCTTGATAGAGCTTTCCCAACTGGAGATCCATTTTCCGGTCCGCAAGGGACTGCTGCGACGGGTTGTGGATCAGGTGCGAGCGGTGGATGGTGTCGATCTGCAGATACCCCGGGGAGAGATCCTGGCACTGGTGGGGGAGTCGGGCAGTGGCAAGACCACACTGGGCAGGGGTATCCTGCGGCTCACCGAGCCCACCGCCGGTCGGGTGGCATTCGATGATACCGATATTACCGAGATGAACCGATCCCAGTTGCGGCGGTTTCGCCGCCATATGCAGATCATCTTTCAGGACCCCATATCCTCCCTCAATCCACGTCTCAGTATCGCCGCGATCCTGACCGAACCGATGAAGGTACACGGGATCGGTGAAAACCAGGAAGCGCGCATCGAGATAGCAAGAGAGCTGTTGGATCAGGTACAGATGGAGGAGGATACCCTGTGGCGTTACCCGCATGAATTTTCCGGCGGTCAGCGGCAGCGGATCGGGATTGCAAGGGCCCTCTCTCTCAACCCCTCTTTCATCGTTTGTGATGAGATCACCAGCGCCCTGGATGTCTCCGTGCAGGCAGAAATCTTGCGCATGTTGTTGGAGCTGCGCGCCAGGCGCGGGCTTACCCTGCTGTTCATTACCCACAATATCGGTGTGGTGGAGTATGTCAGCGACCGCACCGCGGTGATGTATCAGGGCAAGATTGTGGAACAGGGAAGAACCGAGGATATTGTCAATCGCCCGAGCAATCGATACACACAGCAGTTGATAGCAGCGGTACCCCGGGTGCCGGTTTGA
- a CDS encoding ABC transporter permease, translated as MSRAAKRRQSYWRRILGQTFVRWGARLGLLWVGILAFIGVFAPFLASSFPLLLSRGGEISSPVLNYLQPVDVLFLVAFITLLLLYPWRITVLRKFFIMLSVLAVAALLAYLWVKPQQLVIYEQYRVADAAGEYDWVVFAPIPYSPKDYQRDRGDTGLEAPLSQQSRAHWFGTEQNGADVLSRMVHASRIALGIGFVATGIAMLLGVIIGGLMGYFSGVVDILGMRLVEIFEAVPTLFLLLTFVAFFGRSLYIMMVIIGITSWPGYARYVRAEFLRLRKQDFVQAAEAAGLPLPSILFRHMLPNGMGPVLVAASFGVASAILAEATLSFLGLGLVDDPSWGEMLNQAVQSSRFNWWMAAFPGGAIFLTVFAYNLIGESLRDAIDPYLSKSG; from the coding sequence ATGAGTAGGGCGGCGAAGAGGCGCCAGAGCTATTGGCGCAGGATTCTCGGCCAGACCTTCGTGCGTTGGGGTGCCCGGCTGGGACTGCTGTGGGTGGGTATTCTCGCCTTCATCGGTGTCTTCGCCCCCTTCCTGGCCAGCAGTTTTCCCCTGTTGCTCAGTCGCGGGGGTGAGATCTCCAGTCCGGTACTGAACTATCTGCAGCCGGTGGATGTGCTCTTTCTGGTGGCTTTCATCACCCTGTTGCTGCTCTATCCCTGGCGCATCACCGTGCTGCGCAAATTTTTCATCATGCTCTCTGTATTGGCAGTGGCGGCACTCCTTGCCTACCTTTGGGTCAAGCCCCAGCAACTGGTGATCTATGAACAGTACCGGGTTGCGGATGCCGCCGGGGAGTATGATTGGGTGGTCTTTGCGCCGATCCCCTACTCGCCGAAGGACTATCAGAGGGACCGCGGCGATACCGGCCTGGAGGCACCCCTGTCGCAGCAGTCGCGAGCCCATTGGTTCGGTACCGAACAGAACGGCGCCGATGTGCTCAGCCGCATGGTCCATGCCTCCCGGATCGCCCTTGGTATCGGCTTCGTGGCCACCGGTATCGCCATGTTGCTGGGGGTCATCATCGGTGGTCTGATGGGTTATTTTTCCGGTGTGGTGGATATCCTCGGGATGCGCCTGGTGGAGATTTTCGAGGCCGTGCCTACCCTGTTCCTGTTGCTGACCTTTGTCGCCTTCTTTGGGCGCAGTCTCTATATCATGATGGTGATCATCGGTATCACCAGCTGGCCCGGCTATGCCCGTTATGTGCGTGCCGAGTTTCTGCGTCTGCGCAAGCAGGACTTTGTCCAGGCCGCAGAGGCGGCGGGCCTGCCTCTGCCCTCGATCCTGTTTCGTCATATGCTGCCCAATGGTATGGGGCCGGTCTTGGTGGCGGCCAGTTTTGGGGTGGCGTCGGCGATCCTCGCCGAGGCCACCCTGAGTTTCCTCGGCCTTGGTCTGGTGGACGATCCCTCCTGGGGCGAGATGCTGAATCAGGCGGTGCAGTCATCCCGTTTCAACTGGTGGATGGCGGCCTTTCCTGGGGGTGCCATCTTTCTGACTGTTTTCGCCTATAACCTGATCGGTGAATCCCTGCGCGATGCCATCGATCCCTATCTGAGTAAATCGGGCTGA